A part of Azospirillum thermophilum genomic DNA contains:
- a CDS encoding phytoene/squalene synthase family protein, whose amino-acid sequence MVKADAALSYSGREVRKYDNDHFLTGLFAPADRREAMFALHAFNLEIAKTREVVTEPIMGQMRLQFWRDGIAAVYEGGSVPRHAVMDPLAAAIGGLGLSRPLFDKLIDAREADLEDDPPANLTCLVNYAEVTGAPLVELSLEVLGVRDEAARAAARHVGIGYALTGILRAVPFHARQHRQMLPLDLMVTHGARSSDLFELRSKPELRPVVAEVAAVARRHLEEARSLRRKLPKAALPALLPAVLADLHLSVIAREGNDVFAPRVLMPNPFRQAKLAWAALRGRY is encoded by the coding sequence ATGGTAAAGGCTGACGCCGCCCTGTCCTATTCCGGACGGGAGGTGAGGAAATATGACAACGACCACTTTCTGACAGGTCTGTTCGCTCCGGCGGACCGGCGGGAGGCGATGTTCGCGCTTCATGCCTTCAACCTCGAGATCGCCAAGACCAGGGAGGTGGTCACCGAGCCGATCATGGGCCAGATGCGTCTGCAATTCTGGCGCGACGGCATCGCGGCTGTCTATGAGGGCGGATCCGTACCCCGCCATGCCGTGATGGACCCGCTGGCCGCGGCGATCGGCGGGCTGGGGCTCAGCCGCCCCCTGTTCGACAAGCTGATCGACGCGCGGGAAGCCGATCTGGAGGACGATCCGCCGGCCAACCTGACCTGCCTCGTCAACTATGCCGAGGTGACCGGCGCGCCGCTGGTCGAGCTGTCGCTGGAGGTGCTGGGCGTGCGGGACGAGGCGGCGCGGGCGGCGGCGCGCCATGTCGGGATCGGCTATGCGCTGACCGGAATCCTGCGCGCCGTGCCCTTCCATGCCCGCCAGCACCGCCAGATGCTGCCGCTGGACCTTATGGTGACGCATGGCGCCCGCTCCAGCGACCTGTTCGAGCTGCGCTCCAAGCCGGAGTTGCGCCCCGTAGTGGCGGAGGTCGCGGCAGTGGCCCGCCGGCACCTGGAGGAGGCGCGGTCGCTGCGCCGCAAGCTGCCGAAGGCGGCGCTGCCCGCCCTGCTGCCGGCGGTGCTGGCCGACCTCCACCTTTCCGTCATCGCGCGGGAAGGGAACGACGTCTTCGCTCCGCGCGTGCTGATGCCCAA
- the hpnD gene encoding presqualene diphosphate synthase HpnD: MTDFNIAPTKLRRPNPIARKDAGQENFPVASRLLPKHLRPHVLSFYRFVRLADDIADDPDLEPETKLAYLEALERTLTTGQARHAYLKPALELRSSLAATGVSDRHARQVLRAFRRDAVGARCHTWSDLLLYCRFSANPVGRYLLELHGEGTAAGPASDALCSALQVLNHLQDCREDWSTLGRCYVPLGWFEEAGISVERLVESKTDPKLRAIFDRLLDHTDKLLERAAPLPSLIRHRGLRMEAGVILSIAESLSRRLKAKDPMRKRVALGRTTSWRPWRGGWRGASEVNKLPGPRPQGSLMTRPLLDQAPPASAESPSAVAERSGSTFYWPMRLLPRSKRAAMFAIYAFCRRIDDIADEPGETAEKRAALDGWRREIRSLYAGGAPTSPLAAALKGAIDRYGLPRAELEALIDGMAMDVGDGLRGPALPTLRLYCRRVAGAVGMLAIRVFDRADAATESFALALGEALQLTNILRDLAEDAQLGRLYLPRELLDDAGIGSDDPAIVLTHPNLPQACEALAGLAEARFLEARRAIDSAAHRSRRGSLWAAVAMMVLYHRLLRRLRARGWTDLSRRVRVGRRESAWVALRCALGTPPAQ, translated from the coding sequence ATGACGGATTTCAACATCGCACCGACGAAGCTCCGCAGGCCCAACCCCATTGCGCGCAAGGATGCGGGACAGGAGAATTTCCCCGTCGCCTCGCGCCTGCTGCCCAAGCATCTCCGCCCGCATGTCCTGTCCTTCTACAGGTTCGTGCGGCTGGCGGACGACATCGCCGACGACCCCGACCTCGAACCGGAGACCAAGCTGGCCTATCTGGAGGCGCTGGAACGGACGCTGACCACCGGCCAGGCCAGGCACGCCTACCTGAAACCGGCGCTGGAGCTGCGCAGCAGCCTGGCGGCCACGGGGGTGAGCGACCGCCACGCCCGGCAGGTCCTGCGCGCCTTCCGCCGCGACGCCGTCGGCGCCCGCTGCCACACCTGGAGCGACCTGCTGCTCTACTGCCGCTTCTCCGCCAATCCGGTCGGGCGCTACCTGCTGGAACTCCACGGCGAGGGGACGGCGGCCGGACCGGCCTCCGATGCGCTGTGCTCCGCGCTGCAGGTGCTGAACCATCTGCAGGACTGCCGCGAGGACTGGAGCACGCTCGGCCGCTGCTACGTCCCGCTCGGCTGGTTCGAGGAGGCCGGCATCAGCGTCGAGCGTCTGGTCGAATCGAAGACCGATCCGAAGCTGCGCGCCATCTTCGACCGGCTGCTCGACCACACCGACAAGCTGCTGGAGCGGGCGGCCCCGCTGCCCAGCCTGATCCGCCACCGCGGCCTCAGGATGGAGGCCGGGGTCATCCTGTCCATCGCCGAGTCGCTGTCCCGCCGCCTGAAGGCGAAGGATCCCATGCGCAAGCGGGTGGCGCTGGGCCGCACCACAAGCTGGCGGCCATGGCGCGGGGGCTGGCGCGGAGCATCGGAGGTCAATAAACTCCCCGGGCCACGGCCCCAGGGAAGCCTCATGACACGCCCGCTGCTCGACCAAGCCCCTCCGGCTTCCGCCGAGTCCCCCTCCGCCGTCGCGGAGCGGTCGGGCAGTACCTTCTATTGGCCGATGCGGCTGCTGCCGCGCTCCAAGCGGGCGGCCATGTTCGCCATCTACGCCTTCTGCCGGCGCATCGACGACATCGCCGACGAGCCGGGGGAGACCGCCGAGAAGCGGGCGGCGCTGGACGGCTGGCGGCGCGAGATCCGCAGCCTCTATGCCGGCGGCGCCCCGACCAGCCCGCTGGCCGCCGCGCTCAAGGGTGCCATCGACCGCTATGGGCTGCCGCGCGCGGAGCTGGAGGCGCTGATCGACGGCATGGCGATGGATGTCGGGGACGGCCTGCGCGGCCCCGCCCTGCCCACGCTGCGGCTCTACTGCCGCCGCGTCGCCGGGGCGGTGGGCATGCTGGCGATCCGGGTGTTCGACCGCGCGGACGCCGCGACCGAGTCCTTCGCGCTGGCGCTGGGCGAGGCGCTGCAACTCACCAACATCCTGCGCGACCTGGCGGAGGACGCCCAGCTCGGCCGGCTCTACCTGCCGCGGGAACTGCTGGACGACGCCGGCATCGGCTCCGACGATCCGGCGATCGTGCTGACCCACCCGAACCTGCCGCAGGCCTGCGAGGCGCTGGCCGGGCTGGCGGAAGCCCGCTTCCTGGAGGCCCGCCGCGCCATCGACAGCGCGGCCCACAGATCCCGCCGCGGCTCGCTCTGGGCCGCGGTCGCCATGATGGTGCTGTACCACCGCCTGCTGCGCCGGCTGCGCGCGCGGGGCTGGACCGACCTGTCCCGGCGCGTTCGGGTGGGCCGACGCGAGAGCGCCTGGGTGGCGCTGCGCTGCGCGCTCGGCACGCCGCCTGCCCAGTGA